The following coding sequences lie in one Rutidosis leptorrhynchoides isolate AG116_Rl617_1_P2 chromosome 4, CSIRO_AGI_Rlap_v1, whole genome shotgun sequence genomic window:
- the LOC139842372 gene encoding uncharacterized protein, with protein sequence MGEQTSYDCLNCKCVFHLYGPEYLRKPTAQDVQRLTTKHAQIHGFPGMLGSIDCMHWAWRNCPARWKGHYTRGDHGYPSIMLEAVASYDGWFWHAFFGTAESNNDINVLDQSDLFNDLLAGEAPPCTYTVNGCTFTKGYYLTDGIYPEWSTLIKSFRNSIDPKQKNFKRYQESARKDIERAFGILQGRWQIDQRPALPYYIRKIRRILLACVILYNMITEDNGRSFCGLEENYRPVRRTRGSFQERVDAHMRVDAKIRDVGIHRLLRDMLVEHIHNLSPNYRIRHDPTRNPNNQDDVGPSHIPDDEDEEDQEDDDEE encoded by the coding sequence ATGGGTGAACAAACCTCATATGATTGTTTAAACTGCAAATGTGTTTTCCACTTGTACGGACCCGAATATTTGAGAAAACCAACTGCACAAGATGTGCAACGTTTGACCACTAAACATGCTCAAATACATGGTTTTCCGGGGATGTTAGgaagtattgattgtatgcattgggcatgGAGAAATTGTCCGGCACGTTGGAAGGGCCATTATACACGAGGTGACCATGGTTACCCGTCAATTATGCTTGAAGCGGTAGCGTCGTACGATGGATGGTTTTGGCACGCTTTTTTTGGAACTGCTGAATCAAACAATGATATCAATGTACTTGATCAATCCGATTTGTTTAACGACTTATTAGCCGGTGAAGCACCACCATGTACGTATACGGTTAACGGGTGTACGTTTACTAAGGGTTATTATTTGACGGATGGAATTTACCCGGAATGGTCTACATTAATTAAATCGTTCAGAAATTCGATAGACCCGAAACAAAAAAATTTCAAAAGGTATCAAGAATcggcaagaaaagatattgaacgagCATTTGGAATACTACAAGGCCGATGGCAAATTGATCAACGTCCGGCACTACCGTATTATATCCGCAAAATTAGAAGAATTTTATTAGCTTGTgtgatattatataatatgataaccGAGGACAACGGCCGTTCCTTTTGTGGACTCGAGGAAAATTATCGTCCGGTTCGACGAACACGGGGATCATTCCAAGAAAGGGTTGATGCGCATATGCGAGTGGACGCGAAAATAAGAGATGTGGGCATTCATCGACTACTACGAGATATGCTTGTAGAACACATACATAATCTTTCACCTAATTATCGAATACGACATGATCCGACAAGAAATCCAAACAATCAAGATGATGTCGGACCTTCACACATTCCCGATGACGAGGATGAAGAAGATCAAGAAGACGACGATGAAGAATAG